TTGCTACACAGCGGCTCAAAGTTTTGTCCGCTGCCAAACAGATTAAGAAGATCACTGTCCGACATGAAGACCATACGTTGTCTGGTTTGCGTTCTGGCTGGCTGGTGTTAACTAAAACGGATCATACCTCAAAGTGGATTGTCGTCACGGCTGATAGCAGCTACAAGAATGGAACATATACCGTAACGTTGGAATTGGAAAGGAGGGAATAGCCGTGCTGAATGAAGCGCTCAAGCTTCTAAAAGATCAAACCAAAGACAGTATCGACTCACGGGACACCGAAAGGGCTACGCTTCTAAGTTGGCCAAGTAGTCCGTCAATAGAGGTGGATGGTGACCTTACTCCCTATCCAACGGATAAACTGGTGTTTGCTGAGTATTTGTTGGATCGGGAAGTTAAAGCGGATTTTGTAGTGGCCGAATACCTGGAAGGTGACGAAGCCAAAGGCAGTGTCACAGGCATATTGGCTGACGGGGTGGTATACGAGACAGGAGAGCCTTACAAGCAGGGTCTACGCAGCTCGTTACGTGGCAAACTGGTTATTCCTAGCCCTTTGCAGGTCGGAGATCGCCTGATTGTCTCCAGGCTGAGCGGCCAGCGCTACTACGTCCACGGGAAGGATGTGGGCGGCAATGGTTGACGAGGAAAGCTTATTTCCTGATTTGGACCTTTCAACTTTAGACGAGGTGGAGCTGACCGAAACCGTAGCGTCTGGAACCAAATGGACGTATGTGATCGACTATCGCACGCGGCAGATGGTCACCACAGATGATGGACGTCCCAAGAAGACAGCCACCTATGCTGAATATTTAGTGCAGACAGCGCTCAAAATCCTCAATACAGAGCGATTTCAATATGTGGTGTATGACGCTGATATCGGTGTCGAACGATCTGAATGGGCCAATTGGGAGGACGTTGAAATAAAACGCGACATTGAGGAAGCTTTGACAGCTCATACGGAAATCTCTCAAGCAGAGGTGCTGTCTATGGAACGGGAGAGCCAGAACATGTACTTGAAAATTAAATTAACCGGGCTGGCCGGAGAAGCAGAGCTGGAGGAGGCGATTGAACTGTGAATGTGAAATTAACGGATCTGCCGGCACTGCCACCGATGGCAATTTTGGAGGAAACCCCCGAGGAAGTCTACCGCCGATGGGTTAACCGTGCGATTACACTGGCACAGGAAAAAGGCTTGCCCCCGCCTCCTACTGATCCGGGAGAATATTTCTATGATCTGTGGTACCCGATAGCTATGGAATATTCCGAACAGCAGGAACTGTTAACGTATGCTTTCCTTCAGGGCTTCCCCATTTGGGCAGATGGCGAGTTTCTGGATGGCCATGGCTGGTCGGACGGAATGCCACGTAAAGCGGGCGAGGACGATGATACGTACCGATTGCGAATACTTGATCGTGCGTTTACTGAGGAAGGCAATGGACGTCGTAAGGACTATGAGGCATGGGCGAAGGAACTGGAGGGTGTCGGTGGTGCTGTGGCTGTTGAGAAGGCTCGTAATGATGTATCCATAGACTTGTATCTGACTGATCTACAGGGTAAACCAGTCACAGAAGATTTTGCTGCTAAGGTTAAGGCGGATATGTGGGAAACCAAGCGGATTGGTGGCCACGATCTTGAAGTGTATCCTGCCCCAGTGTTTACGCTTCGTGTGGAGGCGAAATTAATTACATCCCTCCCGCTTACTGAACTGGTCGAACCAATCAGACAGCGTATTGCTGATTATGCCCTTGGTCGTACAAAGCTTTTCTTTAATTACGTCGGTGCAGCTTTGTTGGTCAAAGGCGTAGAGGATTATGAAAATCTCACCCTTAATGGAACGACTAAAGATGTTGAGGTTCCAGTGACGTCCGTATTACAGATTGAGGTGAACCTGACATGATACCTCTGCGCTATCGGGAAATGCTGCCGCCGCACATGTATGAGATCGACATGGCAGAGCGGCATTTTGGTGTTATGGAGCTGGTGGTGGATGACCGAGAAAAGTCGATTGACGATCTTGGAAATCAATTTGTTTTGAAGACCGCTACCTGGTCATTACCCATTTGGGAATGGATATATTTCCGACAGGAGCAGATTGGGACACTGGAGCAGCGCCGTGACGCAATACGTCGCAAACGTTGGGCCAAGCGGCCATTTACGCTGCCTACGTTACGGCTGATCGGCAACAAGTATGGCAATCTGTTGGACGTACAAGAGGATTTTCTCGTTAAGCAAATTCGTTTTGTTTACTCAGTCGAATCGGATTTGGATATTAAAAGCCTGATGGAAGACTTTGAGTACATTCGACCTGTCCACATCAATAAGGCTTTGCCTTCATTTAACATTGCATTTCATCATACGTTCCAAATCCGTTCCCGTGTCCGTTTACGTTCCAGAGTGCGATTTTTCGGTGGGCAGCCTTGGTATCTGGATGGTGTGAAGCTATTAGATGGAATTGCTTCTTTGTCCGGATGGACCGGGGAGCGCCAGCGATACCGGGAAAGGTTGGAGTTGAAGGTTCGGCATCCAATAGAAAATCGACAGGAAGGCAATGTAAAGGTCCGGCAGAATTATTGGTTGCTGAATGGTAGCGTTATGCTGGATGGTAGTCGGACATTAAGTTCGACGGAAACGATCATGGAAGTTTAGAAAGGATGTCAGTTATGGCTGAACAAGTATTGACGGTAACAACTGCCTATGCGAGAGAGCAGATGGCCCGAGCACGGGCTGAAGGCGGTACACTGACGAAGGTGGTTAAGATGGCATTTGGCAGCGGTGGTGTGGATGCAGATGGAAAACCACTGCCGTTGGATGGTACCGAGCAGGCTTTAAAAGCGGAGCTGCTGCAAAAGGACATTTCCAGTTTTGAATTTATTGCCCCTGCAACTATTAGGTATGTATGCTCATTGGCTGAAACTGAATTGGCCGGGAAAACGATCAATGAGCTGGCGTTGGTTGATTCGGCGGGGAAGCTGACGGCTATCCGTACAATGACCAATAAAATCAAAGACGCTGACATGGAGTTCATCTTTGAGATTGACGACATCTACTGATAAGGAGGAAATGGACAATGGCAATTAAAGAGCCGAGAAAGTTTGTTACTACGGATCAGGGTCATGCAGATGTACTCAACATCCCGATAACTACGCTTTATGAAAACGATCAGGCTTTGGACGAGGCAATTAAAAATATAAAGGTAGATGAAGCAACCACTACAGTTAAGGGTATAGTCCGACTCAGTGCAGATTATAAGTCTACTTCTTCCGTGACTGTACCGATTAGCAAGGCTCTTTCTGACTTGTACGGTATATCGTTTGTCGATAGAGGGAAGCCTTTCTCAGTCGATTGGAATTTCATCACCCTACCTGGAACTCACAGGATTGATGTTGCAACTTTAAACCCTACTTCGGACCACAGTCCGCCAGGGGCAAATCCTAAAGGCGTTCTTTTTGTAGGATCGGTCAAAGTGGAAGAGGATATAGTAATCGTCCACCTCTATGTAGATGAAACTGGTGGGATATACAAACGGATTAGAACAGCCGCTGGAGTTTGGGTGCCTTGGGACGGACTAGCAAGCAAAAATCATACGCACTCAGCATCCGATCTGCCGTCTGCATCTACGCAAGCGAGGGGGATTGTGCAAATTAACACATCGGTAAGCAGCACAGCAACAGACCAGGCAGCTGCGCCGATTGCCGTTAAAACGGCTAATGACCGAGCCAACGAGGCATACAATTTGGCGCAACAGTCTTTAACGCAAGCCGTTGATCTTAAAAATAAAATCGTAGGCGCGATCAACGGCAAATTTGGAGGCGCCAGTTCTGATATGAGTAGCGATCAGATAGCAGCAGTAATCACAAATGCACCTGTAAAACGATTCGCAAGCGGGAACTTTAACGGTCAAAGCGCCACATCTCCGGGTATGGCTAGTGGCGTTTCGTTAACACTATCAGCATCTGGTTTAGGTTTTACTCCTAAGGGGGTGTTTTTTAGAATTGAACTGCGCGACACTTCTAATAAAGTTTATTTAGGAGGAACAGTATACGATGAAAGGTCTTTCGGAAGACAAGGGCTGACAGATGGTGGATTCAATAATTACGTTAATGCCCCTTGGCTAACTCCACAAAGTGGAGGTTTTACTATAGATGTAGCAAGCGGATCTCTGCGAACTGGTGGCGGCGGTTCGCAGGCTGTACTAAAAGCTTATGAATGGTTTGCTTACGAATAGAAAGGGCGGTTTATATGAAAATTGGGCCAAAGGTTTACTGGAGAAAATCAAGCGGTGAGGTTATTTTTATGACTTCCCGAGTCGAATCGGAGTCTGCGCGTGAGACCACTAAAGAAGATGATATGGGTTTTTATCCTCAGTTAAAAGGATACGATCCTGAACAGGTAGACGTCCTCAAACTTGAGTTTGATAAGTATACTGAAGACTTCTACCACGCGACCAGTTACAGAGTGAATCCAGATACTAAGACAATGGAATTCACATACCCGTCCAACAGTGGTAGTGACTCGCCCCCTACTAAACCTCTTACGGATCAGGTAGCGGAGCTTAAACTGGCTGATTTGGACAATAAAGAAGCCATAGCCGGACTTATCCAGATCGTCATGTCACAAGGCGATGTTAAGTAGAATCCGTGAATGGATTCTTTTTTTTGTATTATGGGAGCTCTTGAGGGGAGGTGATAGCATGAATGAACAGATTAAAAAAGCTTTTGCAACTACACTTGTACATCTTATCCTTGCAGGCCGTCGTGAAATTGAGGACGTGCCAGTAGCATTGCGAGACTTGGTTAAAGCTGACTTGGGCATTACTGAGCCTTCACAGGCAACTCCGGCAGCTACACAAGCGGTAGAACAACCAACAGAACATGAAGCGTAAGCGGCGTATCCAGTCGGATGCGCTATTTTTATGCCCTCGGAGTGATCGGGGGCTTTATTTTTTAAGGGGGAAAAGGTAGTGAGCCAAATAAAAATGTTTGGCAGCACCGTATGGACCGCAATCGTTGGGACATCGGAAAAGGAGGCGGCGGCAGGGGGAGTGACGGCGCTGACTGGTCTGATTGTTACATTTTTGGGTGGGTGGGACAAGCCGCTTCAGGTGCTGCTTATAGCAATGTTGCTGGATTATGCTTCTGGCGTAATCGCTGCTTTTAAAAATAAAAAGATGGACAGCGACGTGATGTTTTGGGGAGGTATTCGCAAAGTTACTGTGTTGATGGTGGTTGGATTATCTGCGCAAATGGATGATTGGTTACAACCAGGAGCTCCCCTCTTTAGGACAGCAGCCATTTACTTTTACGCTGGACGTGAAGGATTATCACTAGCTGAAAACTTGGGGGCAATGGGCATCCCGCTTCCGTTCAAGCTAAAAAGTTTCTTGAAGCAGCTTAACGAGAAAGGAGATGGACAGGATGGTACAACTGACGCTGGAACAGATACAAAAAAAGTCTCTTAATCGGCTTGTCGGGCTGAATCCAGTTTTTAAAATTGTAATGGAAAAATTAATTGAGCGCTGCTATGCGTGTGGTGTTTGGATAGTAATTACTCAAGGACTCCGCACGTATGCGGAACAGGATGCTCTCTATGCCCAGGGACGGAATGGAGATAATCGTCCTAGAGTAACCAAAGCGCGAGGCGGTTACAGCAATCATAATTTTGGATTTGCTGCCGATTTTGCATTGTTGCTTCGGGATGGCCGTACAGTGTCCTGGGACACGCTGAAGGATGATGATAAGGATTCATTACCGGATTGGTCAGAGGTCGTTGAAGAAGCGAAGCGGCTTGGACTTGAGTGGGGAGGCGATTGGCGCAGCTTTAAAGACATGCCTCACCTGCAGATGGTCTTTGGAACCACGACAGCTCAATTTAGGGCAGGTAAGCGCCCAACTCAAGCCCAGCTTAATACTGTGTTGTACAGATTGAACAAAATGAATAAGGAGGATGAGGAAATGACAGCAGAAGAAAAGGCAGAGTTTAATGCGCTACAGAAGCGTGTGATCGCGTTGGAATCTGCAAATAAACTAACAAAGGTTCCAGCGTGGGCCGAGCAAGCCTGCATTAATGCTAAGGCTGCCGGAGCTTTGGACACAGCTAACGATGGTTCCTATGACTTTTACCGTATGATTACGTTGCTCGATCGAGCTGGAATATTTAAAACGGGAGGTGTCGCATAATGACAGATTGGAAACGTAAATTGTCCAGTCGTAAGTTTTGGGCGTTGCTGGCCGCATTGATCACGAGCTTGCTCACTGTTTTTGGTGCAAACAATGACACAGTTATCCAGGTGACTGGCGTAATTGGAACATTCGGCGCGGTAGTCGCATATATTCTGGCTGAAGCTTATGTAGATGGTAAGTCGGCTGAAGCCACAGGCACGTGCAATCAAGAATAATCATAAACGTTTAAAATTGCCAGCGGTTCGCTGGCAATTTTTCATTTTGAAGATTTTAATACCTTGTGCTAGTATTAGGCTAATAAAATATCAATTTTTTTATCAACATTAATTATTTTATTTCGTTTACTGGAGGATGGATAATGAAAACCAAGGATATAGATATCCGTAAATCCCTTCATTGTATACTCCAAAAAGAGCATGAGCTTGAACCGGATACACTGATACTTGATGAGTTAGTTGTATGTCAAGGCGATGCACGAATTGACGTTGCTGTTGTAAATGGGGAAATGAATGGCTATGAGATAAAAAGTGAGAGTGATACATTAAGTAGACTCCCATCACAATCTGAGTACTACAATAAGGTTTTTGATAAAGTTACTATATTGACAGCTTCAAAGTTTGTTGAGGGGATTATAGATATAATTCCTGAATGGTGGGGAATAACACAAGCCGAAAAAGAAGAGGACGGAATGGTTCATTTTTTTGTATTAAGGGAGGCGCAGAAGAATTTAAACATTGATGCGCTCTCTTTAGCACAGCTCCTTTGGCGAGATGAAGCTATTTCGATACTAAAAGAAAGAGGCTTACAGAAAGGATTACTGAGCAAGCCTCGGCAAGTATTATGGAGAGCATTGGCTGAAAACTTACCATTGCAAGAACTTCAAGATGAAGTAAGAGGGAAACTTAAGGCAAGGTCACGGTGGCGAGTTCATTAACAACGTATGTTATATGATGATTGGTTCCTGTTTTGCGCCAATTGGTTGCATTACCAGGACCATCAGTGTTGTTTGCTACATTCTGTATATATTGGTCTCCAGCGCTGAAGTTGGGACCTGAATATTCCGGATGGGTTACAACCTGTGAGGCCAATTGATAATATTGATTTCCACCATATCTTTTAATCATTCGTCCTTTGAAAATTATAAACTTATCGTCACCAGTATATCTTATATTTGCACTCATATTAATGAATCTTGGATCGGCTTCAAAAGGAGCTGGGTTTGAAATTGCATAGTCTCCAAACGAAGGAACTCTCTCAATTGATCCTGAATAAATGAGTCTTTTCCAAATCAGCCATTCTGCTCTATCAATTTGTCCGATTGAATTTGAATCTATTGATGAAAGGTCACTTGGAAATGAAGTACCGCAAAGTACGAGTCTACGCCACTGATTTAAAAAAGGGATACTACTAAGGATACCTGTTAAAAATAACATAGTCCTTACTCGTTCATCTGGCTTTACATATTCATAATCTAAAACTAAGTCTACTTCAGAAGGATTTACTGACAGTTGAGTTAGTAAAGAACCGATATTATTCTGTAAATCTCCGAAGTCTTCCTCTTTTAGTCGAAAACAAATTCCATTTTGATCTTGTTGATGGGCCGATCTTACTTCGGCTTGGTATGCGACATCACGATTAGTACTTGTTACTGGAATTGCATTTAATCCGCGTGTTCTGGTTTCTTGAAGAACGAAGCTAAGAGGATGCTGACCGTTTGCTAAGCGATCAGTAGAGTCAATATAGTATAAATCAATGAAGAAGGGGGAATCTGATCCCCAAGAGCGTGACAAGGTTTCTCCAACTTTTTGGAGGTGCTCATCGATTGTTTTTTTCGGAGTGTCATTTTCAAAATCCCAATCGATTGGAGGGACTTCTAACATAGGAGAGGTAGCTTCTTTTATAGAAATGGGTAACTCCTCCAACGCTTTTTGTTCACCTTGCTTCCATTTTAAGACGGGAACATAGTAGTGCTTTTCTAACATTTTTTTGCCTCCGTAAGTTTCTTCATCGGCTGAAGTAATTGCTGAGGTCTTCTGAGTAGAACTATTATACTATAAAAAAATATATATGTGGGTATTAAGTTGTGTATTGTGTTATTTTTTATCTCTAAATACCTATATTTTATGAAAAGAATTTAGGTGTTTGAAACATATTAAACGATGATAACATGAGAGTTATGTTCACTTAAATGTAATGAATTTGAACAATACATACGAGTATTTACAGAATCACCCAAACCAAATATACTGACAACAACACATATGGAAGCATCGCTCTGCAATCTAAATGATCGGTAACACCCCGCTGGTTTAATGCCGGTGGGGTGTTTTTTTGTTTACAGGAGTAGCCTTATGACAAACGCAGCTTTTCCACATGATTCGCAAAAAAGATATTGACAACTGTTAATTATTGGACAAAAATAGTAAATGATTATAAAATACTGGAATTTCTATGCGAAGGGTGGCTATGACATGAAGCATACACCTACGATTCGAGCAGAATTAGACAGATACATACAACAAGAGGGCATGAGTCTAACGCAGTTTGGATATATAGCGGGCATGAATAGGGGAATCGTAAGTGCTATTGTGGCGGGGAATAAGTCCATGTCTGTGAACCAGCTTGACTTAATCACTGAGGCTATGGGCTTACCAGAAGGTCACTTTTATGATCTATTTATAGAAAACTACATCATCGATCACCCACCCAATATGAGGCGAATCGAGCCGTTTTTGTTTCGCTGTGCGGAGTTGGACAAGCTGGATTCGATCCGTCGAGTGGTGGGAGCCATCATGGACAATCTACTGTATTCACCCAAGCTATTTGAGATTGCGGAAACCCTACTTGCACAAGGAAGACATGCGGCTGCATTGTTGCTGTATGAGGGGGTAGCTGAAGCGGAGAAATATCAACATTCTGAACGCTTGGCAGTCTGTCAATATCGCATATTCACGATTCAAATTGGAGACGATCAAAGTCGTAACATTAGGGCGGCAGCGGTGTTTGAAGCTTTTGTCGAACGGCTGGATGAAAGTGACCAGCTTGATGCGTTGAAGGATTTGGCTAATGTATACAGGTCTTTGCGTAAATGGGACAAGGTTGACGAAATGGCGAGGAAAATGAGAGCCAAGGCAGAAATCCAATATTCAATGAAACATGAACAACGGAGTCGAGAGCGGGATGAGTCTGTCAATAAGCTAAGTCGACCGTTGTTTGTATATATTTCCTATGCTGACCTGTTGTGCGCAAGTGCCTGTGAAGCCAAAGGCGATTATCAACAAGCTCTACAATATACATATGCCTACGCTGATTTAGGTTGGGTCAAAGAGACGACGGACGAGGCCACCCAACACTGGATTGGCTTGTTCCAAAACTGGGCAGAATGCAATATTTATGTTAATACACTCCTGTCCGGGGAGATAAGTGTACTTCCGGATTATGTAGAATACATTGCTGCCTCAAAGGTCGATAATGAAATGGTTACTAAACTGTTGAACTTAATACTTGCTGCTAATCGGTACCAGTTAGACGTGAATGATATACTTAAACGGTTTGAAATGATTATTGATTCTTTTGTGCAGCAGTCGTCATCTGATATGTATACGAAACAAGTTATACCAGAACAGTATGCACGTTTGAGTTATGAGTTAGCGTATTATCATTTACATCGAGGTACATACGACGATGGCTTCAAATACTTGATGTATTCAATGGTAAGTTATCATACACTAAATAATGAGAGTTATTATATAAACTGTATAGGGCTGTTTGAGCATTTCCGTACTCATGCGGTTCCTGAAACAATGCAAAAATTCTCAAAATTCATTGAAAAGGTGTGGTTAGATAATGTTAAAGAAAATGGTACTGCTAATCATTGCGGCTAGCTTTTTGTTTATTGGTACTATACCTGTTCAGTCGAATAACCATAGCCAAATCGTACAATTGTTTGACCAAGTTGGCGGTGCTTAAACGTAAGTAAAGCAAATACCCGCTAACCTTAACTGGTCGGCGGGTTTATACATTGAAGGGATTTCTACACAATCCACCGAATAGCTAAATGAGGTGATCAGCATGAAACATACATATAGAGTGTTAAATTCAGATATAGAACTATTTGCAGCTGCATTAAATCAAGCAAGAGTGTACGTTGTTCAGTCGTTGAGAGAGGATATGGTGTCGGTTGTAGACTATGGTGGCACTATAGAAAAGTTTTCGCCCGATACGATTAAGATTGCCGGAGCGTATTATATGCGGAATCAGTTTGAATTTAGAGTAGATCTTAAAGGACCTACCAGATTGTAACGGTAGTCTTTAAGGTAGATCATATATCAAAAAATAGAAGGGGAAAATGATGAAGAAAAGAATATTTCTGTTCTCGGTTTTGTCTTTAAGCATGGCGATTACGGTAGGGGCTACTTCAGCTTCAACAAGTAAGACTAGCGAAAACATAATAATTAATCAAAGATCGAGCGGAGGCGCAACTGTAGGAGAATCATTTGATGTCCCTAAGGGATGGGGGCATGTTAAACTTCGTATAAAGAATCATTCTAATCATCCAGTAAAAGTAAGTTTAACTCATAACGGTTCAAACAAACTATATATTGAAGCATTAGTAATTGCTCCTCATGATACAGTTATTTGGAAAAGTACTGATGAAGGTATCACCAACGGTTTGCGTTCTGGAAACTACACACTTCAGTGGAGAGGTGGTGATTATAAAGTTAATGGGGAAACATGGGGAGTAGCCAGTTCACAGCCTGGGGACATCTAACTTATTCTAACTATACAATTTGTCCTACTAGCCATTGGGTGGGAGGAATTATGTGTTGTTCAAGCCAACAAG
The Paenibacillus peoriae DNA segment above includes these coding regions:
- a CDS encoding DUF2634 domain-containing protein, coding for MVDEESLFPDLDLSTLDEVELTETVASGTKWTYVIDYRTRQMVTTDDGRPKKTATYAEYLVQTALKILNTERFQYVVYDADIGVERSEWANWEDVEIKRDIEEALTAHTEISQAEVLSMERESQNMYLKIKLTGLAGEAELEEAIEL
- a CDS encoding baseplate J/gp47 family protein, producing MNVKLTDLPALPPMAILEETPEEVYRRWVNRAITLAQEKGLPPPPTDPGEYFYDLWYPIAMEYSEQQELLTYAFLQGFPIWADGEFLDGHGWSDGMPRKAGEDDDTYRLRILDRAFTEEGNGRRKDYEAWAKELEGVGGAVAVEKARNDVSIDLYLTDLQGKPVTEDFAAKVKADMWETKRIGGHDLEVYPAPVFTLRVEAKLITSLPLTELVEPIRQRIADYALGRTKLFFNYVGAALLVKGVEDYENLTLNGTTKDVEVPVTSVLQIEVNLT
- a CDS encoding putative phage tail protein, encoding MIPLRYREMLPPHMYEIDMAERHFGVMELVVDDREKSIDDLGNQFVLKTATWSLPIWEWIYFRQEQIGTLEQRRDAIRRKRWAKRPFTLPTLRLIGNKYGNLLDVQEDFLVKQIRFVYSVESDLDIKSLMEDFEYIRPVHINKALPSFNIAFHHTFQIRSRVRLRSRVRFFGGQPWYLDGVKLLDGIASLSGWTGERQRYRERLELKVRHPIENRQEGNVKVRQNYWLLNGSVMLDGSRTLSSTETIMEV
- a CDS encoding phage tail protein, yielding MAEQVLTVTTAYAREQMARARAEGGTLTKVVKMAFGSGGVDADGKPLPLDGTEQALKAELLQKDISSFEFIAPATIRYVCSLAETELAGKTINELALVDSAGKLTAIRTMTNKIKDADMEFIFEIDDIY
- a CDS encoding phage tail protein, translating into MAIKEPRKFVTTDQGHADVLNIPITTLYENDQALDEAIKNIKVDEATTTVKGIVRLSADYKSTSSVTVPISKALSDLYGISFVDRGKPFSVDWNFITLPGTHRIDVATLNPTSDHSPPGANPKGVLFVGSVKVEEDIVIVHLYVDETGGIYKRIRTAAGVWVPWDGLASKNHTHSASDLPSASTQARGIVQINTSVSSTATDQAAAPIAVKTANDRANEAYNLAQQSLTQAVDLKNKIVGAINGKFGGASSDMSSDQIAAVITNAPVKRFASGNFNGQSATSPGMASGVSLTLSASGLGFTPKGVFFRIELRDTSNKVYLGGTVYDERSFGRQGLTDGGFNNYVNAPWLTPQSGGFTIDVASGSLRTGGGGSQAVLKAYEWFAYE
- a CDS encoding CD1375 family protein, translating into MNEQIKKAFATTLVHLILAGRREIEDVPVALRDLVKADLGITEPSQATPAATQAVEQPTEHEA
- a CDS encoding phage holin family protein, which produces MSQIKMFGSTVWTAIVGTSEKEAAAGGVTALTGLIVTFLGGWDKPLQVLLIAMLLDYASGVIAAFKNKKMDSDVMFWGGIRKVTVLMVVGLSAQMDDWLQPGAPLFRTAAIYFYAGREGLSLAENLGAMGIPLPFKLKSFLKQLNEKGDGQDGTTDAGTDTKKVS
- a CDS encoding M15 family metallopeptidase, which encodes MVQLTLEQIQKKSLNRLVGLNPVFKIVMEKLIERCYACGVWIVITQGLRTYAEQDALYAQGRNGDNRPRVTKARGGYSNHNFGFAADFALLLRDGRTVSWDTLKDDDKDSLPDWSEVVEEAKRLGLEWGGDWRSFKDMPHLQMVFGTTTAQFRAGKRPTQAQLNTVLYRLNKMNKEDEEMTAEEKAEFNALQKRVIALESANKLTKVPAWAEQACINAKAAGALDTANDGSYDFYRMITLLDRAGIFKTGGVA
- a CDS encoding sce7726 family protein is translated as MKTKDIDIRKSLHCILQKEHELEPDTLILDELVVCQGDARIDVAVVNGEMNGYEIKSESDTLSRLPSQSEYYNKVFDKVTILTASKFVEGIIDIIPEWWGITQAEKEEDGMVHFFVLREAQKNLNIDALSLAQLLWRDEAISILKERGLQKGLLSKPRQVLWRALAENLPLQELQDEVRGKLKARSRWRVH
- a CDS encoding beta family protein, with product MLEKHYYVPVLKWKQGEQKALEELPISIKEATSPMLEVPPIDWDFENDTPKKTIDEHLQKVGETLSRSWGSDSPFFIDLYYIDSTDRLANGQHPLSFVLQETRTRGLNAIPVTSTNRDVAYQAEVRSAHQQDQNGICFRLKEEDFGDLQNNIGSLLTQLSVNPSEVDLVLDYEYVKPDERVRTMLFLTGILSSIPFLNQWRRLVLCGTSFPSDLSSIDSNSIGQIDRAEWLIWKRLIYSGSIERVPSFGDYAISNPAPFEADPRFINMSANIRYTGDDKFIIFKGRMIKRYGGNQYYQLASQVVTHPEYSGPNFSAGDQYIQNVANNTDGPGNATNWRKTGTNHHITYVVNELATVTLP